One Arvicanthis niloticus isolate mArvNil1 chromosome 13, mArvNil1.pat.X, whole genome shotgun sequence genomic window carries:
- the LOC117718806 gene encoding LOW QUALITY PROTEIN: keratin, type II cytoskeletal 74-like (The sequence of the model RefSeq protein was modified relative to this genomic sequence to represent the inferred CDS: substituted 1 base at 1 genomic stop codon), translating to MSRQLNIRLCSDKGNFSVLSAVLPRKPMDSVTSCHAAGHRTGASLSSRSLYSLGGNRHTSFSVAGGSAWGSGHSYGHGYGGGRASGFTNSLFGSVALGSTCPLVCLPGGIHHVTVNKSLLAPLNVEVDPEIQKVRAQEREQIKALNDKFASFIDKVRFLEQQNQVLQTKWELLQKLDLSNCRRSLEPVYEAHISSLRKQLETLAGERVRLDSDLRNMRDVAEDYKKRYEVEITQSTAAENEFVLLKKEADAAYMVKVELQAKVDSLEKDIKFLKYLYNAEIAQLQTHASETSVILSMDNNRDLDLDGIIAEVRAHYEDIALKSKAEAEALYQTKIQELRLVAGCHGDSLNHTRNEMLELNRLIQKIHCDITNMKKQCSNLEKAITDAEQRGDCALKDAQAKLDELDRSLQQAKGELARMMREYQELTGLKLSLDMEIATYRKLLECEECRMSGGNPSSVSVSVISSSYGSYGYHPSSMISVSEAGNAVGSPSTPGNSQAKTRGXRVVLRDAQDKNTVAGGTLARKTT from the exons ATGAGTCGGCAACTGAACATCAGGTTGTGCAGTGACAAAGGCAACTTCAGTGTGCTTTCTGCAGTGCTGCCAAGGAAACCCATGGACAGTGTTACTTCTTGCCACGCAGCTGGCCACAGGACTGGGGCTAGCCTCAGCAGCAGGAGCCTTTACAGTCTTGGAGGGAATAGGCATACTTCCTTCAGTGTGGCGGGTGGCAGTGCTTGGGGCTCAGGGCATAGCTATGGGCATGGGTATGGAGGGGGTCGAGCCAGTGGCTTTACCAACAGCTTGTTTGGCAGTGTGGCCCTGGGGTCCACTTGTCCATTGGTGTGTCTGCCTGGGGGCATCCACCACGTCACAGTCAATAAGAGCCTCTTGGCTCCCCTGAATGTGGAGGTGGATCCTGAGATCCAGAAGGTGCGTGCACAGGAGCGGGAGCAGATCAAGGCTCTGAATGACAAGTTTGCCTCCTTCATCGACAAG GTGCGCTTCCTGGAGCAGCAGAACCAGGTGCTGCAGACCAAGTGGGAGCTGCTGCAGAAGCTGGACCTGAGCAACTGCAGGAGGAGCCTGGAGCCTGTTTATGAGGCCCACATCAGCAGCCTTCGCAAACAGCTGGAGACGCTGGCTGGTGAAAGGGTGCGGCTGGACTCAGACTTGAGGAACATGAGGGATGTGGCAGAAGACTACAAGAAAAG ATACGAGGTTGAGATTACCCAAAGTACAGCGGCGGAGAACGAGTTTGTGCTGCTTAAGAAG GAGGCAGATGCAGCCTACATGGTCAAGGTGGAACTTCAAGCCAAAGTGGACTCTCTGGAAAAAGACATCAAATTTCTCAAGTATCTGTACAATGCG GAGATTGCCCAGCTCCAGACTCATGCCAGTGAGACCTCTGTCATCCTGTCCATGGACAACAATCGAGATCTGGATCTTGATGGTATCATTGCCGAAGTCCGTGCTCACTATGAGGACATTGCCCTAAAGAGCAAGGCTGAAGCTGAGGCGTTGTACCAGACCAAG ATTCAGGAGCTGCGGCTGGTGGCTGGCTGCCATGGGGACAGCCTAAATCATACCAGGAATGAGATGTTGGAGCTGAACCGGCTTATCCAGAAGATCCACTGTGATATCACTAACATGAAGAAGCAG TGTTCCAATCTGGAGAAGGCTATCACTGATGCTGAGCAGCGAGGTGACTGTGCCCTCAAAGATGCCCAGGCCAAGCTGGATGAGCTGGACAGATCCCTGCAGCAGGCCAAGGGGGAGCTGGCTCGGATGATGCGCGAATACCAGGAGCTCACGGGCCTGAAGCTGTCACTGGACATGGAGATCGCCACCTATCGCAAGCTGCTGGAGTGTGAGGAGTGCAG GATGTCTGGTGGGAACCCATCctctgtgagtgtct CTGTCATCAGCAGCAGTTACGGCTCCTACGGTTATCATCCAAGCTCCATGATCTCTGTCTCTGAGGCTGGCAATGCAGTTGGCAGCCCCAGCACCCCTGGAAACAGCCAGGCCAAGACCAGAGGATAAAGAGTAGTCCTCAGGGATGCCCAGGACAAGAACACTGTTGCTGGTGGTACCCTGGCCAGGAAGACCACTTGA
- the Krt71 gene encoding keratin, type II cytoskeletal 71, whose protein sequence is MSRQYSCKSGAGNRGFSGCSAVLSGGSSSSYRAGGKGLSGGFGSRSLYSLGGARSITFNMASGSGKNGAFGFGRNRASGFAGSIFGSVALGPVCPTVCPPGGIHQVTVNESLLAPLNVELDPEIQKVRAQEREQIKALNNKFASFIDKVRFLEQQNQVLETKWELLQQLDLNNCKNNLEPILEGYISNMRKQLETLSGDRVRLDSELRNVRDVVEDYKKKYEEEINRRTAAENEFVLLKKDVDAAYANKVELQAKVDTMDQDIKFFKCLFEAEMAQIQSHISDMSVILSMDNNRNLDLDSIIDEVRAQYEDIALKSKAEAEALYQTKFQELQLAAGRHGDDLKNTKNEITELTRFIQRLRSEIENAKKQASNLETAIADAEQRGDSALKDARAKLDELEGALHQAKEELARMLREYQELMSLKLALDMEIATYRKLLESEECRMSGEYSSPVSISIISSTSGSGGYGFRPSTVSGGYVANSTSCISGVCSVRGGENRSRGSASDYKDTLTKGSSLSTPSKKGGR, encoded by the exons ATGAGTCGCCAATACAGCTGCAAGTCTGGAGCCGGCAACAGGGGCTTCAGCGGTTGCTCTGCAGTGTTGTCCGGGGGAAGCTCATCCTCCTACAGGGCAGGAGGCAAAGGGCTCAGCGGGGGCTTTGGCAGTCGGAGTCTCTACAGCCTGGGAGGCGCCAGGAGCATCACTTTCAACATGGCTAGTGGCAGCGGGAAGAACGGAGCTTTTGGATTTGGCAGGAACCGGGCCAGTGGCTTTGCCGGAAGTATCTTTGGTAGTGTGGCCCTGGGACCCGTGTGCCCGACTGTGTGCCCGCCTGGCGGTATCCACCAGGTCACAGTCAATGAGAGCCTTCTAGCTCCACTCAACGTGGAGCTGGACCCTGAGATCCAGAAGGTGCGCGCCCAGGAGCGGGAGCAGATCAAGGCACTGAACAACAAGTTTGCCTCTTTCATTGACAAG GTGCGCTTCCTGGAGCAGCAGAACCAGGTGCTGGAGACCAAGTGGGAGCTTCTGCAGCAGCTGGACTTGAACAACTGCAAGAACAACCTGGAGCCCATCCTCGAGGGCTACATCAGCAACATGCGGAAGCAGCTGGAGACACTGTCTGGGGACAGAGTGAGGCTGGACTCTGAGCTGAGGAACGTGCGTGACGTGGTGGAGGACTACAAGAAGAA GTATGAGGAGGAGATCAACCGGCGGACAGCTGCAGAGAATGAGTTTGTGCTGCTGAAGAAG GATGTGGATGCAGCTTATGCCAACAAGGTGGAACTGCAGGCCAAGGTGGACACCATGGACCAGGACATCAAATTCTTCAAGTGTCTGTTCGAAGCC GAGATGGCTCAGATCCAGTCCCACATCAGCGACATGTCTGTCATCTTGTCCATGGACAACAATAGGAACCTGGATCTGGACAGCATCATCGATGAGGTTCGTGCCCAGTATGAGGACATCGCCCTGAAGAGCAAGGCTGAAGCCGAAGCCCTGTACCAGACCAAG ttccaggagctgCAGCTGGCAGCCGGCCGCCATGGAGATGAcctcaaaaacaccaaaaatgaAATCACCGAGCTGACCCGGTTCATCCAGAGACTCCGCTCAGAGATTGAGAATGCAAAGAAACAG GCTTCTAACCTGGAGACGGCCATCGCTGATGCTGAACAGCGAGGAGACAGTGCTCTCAAGGATGCCCGGGCCAAGCTGGATGAGCTGGAAGGTGCCCTGCACCAAGCCAAGGAGGAGCTGGCCAGGATGCTGCGTGAATACCAGGAGCTCATGAGCCTAAAGTTGGCCCTGGACATGGAGATCGCCACCTACCGCAAACTGCTGGAGAGCGAGGAATGCAG GATGTCTGGAGAATATTCTTCCCCTGTCAGCATCT CCATTATCAGCAGCACCAGTGGCAGTGGAGGCTACGGCTTCCGGCCCAGCACAGTCAGCGGTGGCTACGTGGCCAATAGCACTAGCTGCATCTCTGGAGTGTGCAGTGTCCGTGGTGGGGAGAACAGGAGCAGAGGAAGTGCCAGTGACTACAAGGATACCCTAACAAAGGGCTCCAGTCTGAGCACCCCCTCCAAGAAAGGTGGCCGGTGA